TTAATAAGATCTATCCATATATTGTCAGTGGACCAATgggattccccccccccccccccccaccatccCCACAATTCAGGAATTTGATACTACTGGTCATGTGGTCGATAACTGTCCTTGGGCTACAGATTATAGATAGTAGTAGCCCACTGGGATTcccaaaggaaaaaaatattaatttccaGCCAACTGGAGTTGTACAGAACAAAATGGAGAAGTGCAGTGAGTGGGACATGCCACATTGTAGCATCTGTGTGACATTGCGGGAGTTGCATCATATGAAACTTTGTATTTAAATGCAATGACATAACCACGTGACTCATTTCCTATTTGACTAGACCCATAGTAGACTCAAAGATTTGTCATTGCTTCTCCTCATCGCGTCACGTGACAGGTATCCCCCTCCTCTAATCAATCAACTGCAAACCTATCAATTATAGAGATCGAAAGTCAAATAATTAAACtctcaaaaaataaatactctGCAGTAATAAATACCCAACTTACAAAATGcctatattttgtcatatttcagtGTAAGTTTTTATAATGcaattaatttttattgaattattttaaaGCACAACTGTTATATAATAATAGTTGGTTTTCCATTAGGACTGAGTTGAGAATCAATATAGTTACAAGGAAACAATACATATTACTAATTTCGTTTCATTCCTACTAAAGTAATAAGTATTATTAATCTACTGTATTGATTTTGTAGACTGAGAATCTTCCTCAATAAATAGAGAGTTCTGTTTTATTaccataattatttattttttaaaaaatggtgaTTTTAAAGTGTGAGTGAAAAAAACTAATTTGTATCAGGCGATGCCTATGTTCAAGTTTGTCATGTCTTTTGGTGATGAATCTTTCTGTgctaatatataaatattgtgaATGGTAACACTTTCTTATATACTCAGAAATATTTTTCGCCCAaatatttgttatgttttaGGGTGAATTGTACTCTTCAGCAAGTGTCTGCATTGTCACATTCCTTACAACAAACATGCTTATTTtattcaaaccttgcacaaagataaaataagtcataataaatttttttttaaagcgaCTGTAATACTTTAATATCCAGTTTATTAAACTTAGTGTGAAAGGTCCAGTGTAACCACTCACTACTCTGCAATATTATAAGCCAAAGCAACCCCTGAATCAGTCAGGCTAAATTAAACTTTGATGAACGAAAGGGCTCGATTTGGTTTATTTACCATATTTTATGTCTCCTGTACTTTTAAGTTATTCACTTTCGTATAAACATTGGACGTCCACCGTAGAAAAGCAAGATGGTATTTACATAATAGAAATGGAGAATACAAGCACAGTAGACTTGATAATACATGGTATTGAATCATCGAAAtaagagatcttgagatttgatgcacATTAGTCTAGACTAGGGATACAAGTAATTGATAATTTAATTCCCTTGATCAGATTAATTAATCATGATAAAAATGATGCTAATATATTATCAAGGGCTGAAAATTAAcgagtcctgtgtccacagatagccaattcttgtcatggggctaccatgatttgtagctggtagcccactcaggctgcAATGTAAATACCATTGATTATGTACAATGATacaaaggatggaagatttacggaaatgaaagtattttaataaaaacatatttCCAATAAAGGAACTCTATTTtaagttcaggaatatgggactatactggtcaccatccttgggctaccataGGAAAAagctaatttcaagccctgttaTCTAAGTTCTTTTATCAAAGTACCAGGCAGGTATTCATATTTTGCATGAATGATAGTTACAGCATAAATTATAGTATGGCTTCTGAcaattaatgtgtgtgtgttaatttgtttttatgtatacatacattacatttcttttctcttttttttttatttctagcAAATGCACTGATATATACCTCTTTTTCTATGGGTGAAAACCTTGGTGTAAAACTCCATCTTTTCAGTAAAGATTCAAGTGTAAGGCAACCAAGTATACGGAGTGTAGATTTTCTAGCAGATGAAAATAATTCAGTACCATCTGAACTTGGGACTATTGAGGTTGGGTTACCTCCAGCAGACCTTTGTAAAGATAAGGTTTGTCCAGAAACAAGACTTCCAGATATTCGTGAGTATTTACCTCGTGTATTCTCTTATTAATGTTTCCCACTCGATTTTCTACTTTGAATTTTAGAAATGAAAGTGTTGAACTCCAGAAGGTGCATACTACAACAGCCTCACCACAGCAGAAGGGTTTTAACACAACTAAACAATAGATCATTTAGTGTGTCAGGTTGGGCtgtacatgtgtgcatgcatgtaatTGACATGTCAATCTGATTACAAAGTTGATAACAGTCTGTGTAGGGTCAGCTTTTTCTTTAATATGATCTTCTGACCTTTATTTTTGTGTAAATTGTCATTTGTATtgcatgtgtttgtttttgtcctGACAATAGACAGCGATCATGCAATAAAGTAGACAGTTTTAGCAATTATAAAAGTTTACAGGGTCAAATCATTAACTACTAGCTGACCTATTAATATATCAGTatgactgtgtgtatatgtgggTGTGTAAAAACAGAATCTACCAAGAATACTGGTATAAAATAGTGTCCAGTAAATTTAAAGTTGACTAAAGTATGCATTCCAAACAAAAAATACTGGATTTACTTTCATATCTAATATGTCACATTTATCCTTGTAATGCATTGTTCCTATacagtgctcaaaatatgagtgaaTAAACTCAATGTTCAAATCATTATATATTTCCCCATTTGTTGTAAATTAGCTTGCATGGGTATCCATTACACAATGCTTGTCTTCAGTcagcaaatgaaaatatgattgaCCTACCAGAGACATGTCATTTGATTTGAGGACAAGAAAGTGACAAAAATCCTATATCAGTATATCAAGAATATTGTCTGTTTGAATGAAGCTAAATATtgagaaatattatatttacacCTATGCAAGCTTAATCTATGAAAAACAGGGAAGAGTATACTTTGAACTTTTTAAAGTCACATATTGACCACGTACGTACCACAGAGCAACTGACATAGAATGTATgatgttgtgacatagacgacAGGGTATAAATGGAATGAAACTAGCTTGCTTGCTAGCTTGTtgtggttttatgacaaaactCCATGACGTGGGAGTGTAAGTTTGGCATACTCGGGGCATTTGCAAGAGTGTTTGTAATGTTGTCTGTGGCTGTATGCTTCCACAAGTGTAGTGAATGAAAGTGCAGTAGACAACATCACaaacatgagtgcaaatacaACATCACaaacatgagtgcaaatacaccccaagtatgccacacttgcactcacgtgtcatggCGTTCTGTTATTTATTACATTGTTTATctaaaacagcaaatttccataaatatCATACTGTGCGATCACATGCTTTTGCATTTGGCAAACaattgcatcctcatttgcatatcattttgaTAGGGggtatgcagtaatgttttcGGTTTTGCACGGCAGTGCAAATATATTACCACTAGTGTGCACATGCACTGGTGCTAGTAACGTCTGGTAACAtcttattgttatttttttccccCAGGAGGTCTGATAGATGTTTGTTTGGATGAAACGAGTATCCAACAAGTGGAAAACTTTTTACTTCAAAACTCATCCAATAcagaagaaattaacaaaattgCCTCAATTGCAAATGAGAAATTAAAACTTTTACAATACAGTAAATATTATGGTGAAGCATCACATGACATTGGCttaaattatacatttgataAGTATACATATCTACCTGGAGGACATTGGGTACCAACTGAATGTCAACCAAAATGGAAGGTATGTTCATTTTTACAATAGCAGATAAAGTACTAAGCTGTGCACGAACAAAAGTCAGAATGGATATGTTTTGTTCCTCgagtctgtctcttgcagaaaGTGATTCAtatgcattttacatgtaaaacaattgttgcatatgtctgtctcttgcaaAGGGTGATTTACATGTACGTAACATGCAAGACAGCAGGCGATCCCTATATAATTTTGACAACAAGACAAAAATGTAATGCCTAATATCAGGGATGattgtatactatgtatgtgctataccatacatacatgtacatatgcaacAACTGTATTACGATGTATAGGAATTCACTCTGCAAAAGACAGGCACCAGCAACAATTGTAATGctatgtatataaatcaccctgtGCCAATTATACGAACACACAACCAACAGCTGTATCCATACTGACGTTGGTCCTGCACAGCTTACTTTCTTCAGCAGTGTGTTTCTGTTACATGGAAATCATAGTCCTGAGTTCATTAAGAAATATTAGTATGGACCATGTTTTACAACATTCAATCATAATACCACTTTATAGTCTATAACCAGGATGACATAATTGAAGCAGGAGAGGCGTTAGTATTTTTCCATATTATTTATAGACTATTTTTATACCATaatgtttgtaaaatgaataCTCACATGTACAAAGAACACAACAAACAAGCTATTCtttcaacaaacatcaacattATAATTGAGGTGTTTGATATTAAAGCAATACTGGATTGTTTTTGCCATTGACCATCGTTTCACTCGCATGAATGAGAAGAGCGCTACCAACGGTTGAATATTAAGTGTGTTTTGTTTAGGGTTGTCACCCTATAATGCATGTTCTTCTATTTATAGTCTGGCAGGGAGGAGGGGTAACCTGAATTTgttgtttatacatttttccTTTGCTATTTATTGTTGTCTTGAACATACACAGTCAGAATCTGTTGGGTGACATGTCACCCTTTTTGAGCATTTTTAAATATCAGCTATTCTTTCTTTGACCATGCTCTCCAGCTAgttgaaaataaacacacaatctGGATCGTATcctaaaacaaattgacgtgcatatggcCTCTAACTGGGTTCTTATATACGTTAGGATAAAATATTTGACCTTAgaatgaccttgaccttgatctCGATGCTACGTTTTAAAAAGAAGCTTCCGGCCATCAGATTTTTTCtcgaaattcatttttttaatttttgatagTTTAGATGCAAATCACTTCTATTTCTTTTGTTTAGCCATAGATCTTGGAGTCCTGCCAAGATCTATGGTGCCACATTTCAAGCAAAACTTATTGaataagtttatatatatatatagattttttttaaacaaaaaggGAGTTTTTTGAAAGTCTAGTAAAGATATGCATATAGTtctattaaaaaaatgtgtggcaACCATCACTCCAGAGCGGTGCCAACCCTTCCAGCTCATGGACTCAATATGTAGGTCAAGGTCATGACAAGAAACATGCATTTTTTACATAGTaccaaaatattctattctgaACCAGCCAACAATAACTGACCAATACTTTTGgctcaaaacaaaattatttgcaagaaatttgaaaacaaaatatcaaaatttgaaaatagaaaataattttgaaaaaaaaatcacagggAGTCTCTTTTTAAGATATTATGGTGAGGTCAAGGTCATACTTGGGTCAAATCATTTTATCCTAACATATATAAGAACCCATTTAGAGGGGTTATAGGCAATCAATTTGCCcataactacatgtaagtttattttcaacatgtacagttttgtgaaattttacaTGGGGTATGGCCAAAAGAAAGAACTTTTAAAATGCTCAGGCatacaataaaataattgtttggttccagttacccaaccccacctaggttttcactgccgacccaaacttttttttacgtattctagaaaagaataataaaattgcaaaaattatgaattctcacgagaaatagtggatgcggaaactgacatcaacttaaagagacaaaataaaactgttcttccaatctgtaatggctgtacatctgatggggagaaataaacaacacagagagaccattttgaaaacaatggaaaacctgaactagacacactcacacatgaaaaaaaatagaataaaataaaataaaaattctacctccccacctattctaaaattgagtgtaatcggaaccacacaactttttttattaggcctcatGGATGACAATCAAGGTGTCACCCAACAGATTCTGATCATGTATGTCCCAGACAATAATGATCAAGAAAAGGAAAAAACTATAGACAACAAATATAGGTCCCGCTTAAAAACTGGACTTATCTGCCAGACTATAAAGATGTATGTGAGAAAGTATTGATAGTGTTAAATTGTGCAATTCTGTGGATATTTCGACTACATATTGTAGTTATACCTGTTACATCAATAAAACAGAAATCtctttttatgaaatttatgtTAAGTTTAATAACAGTCACACACACTTTTTCAATACAGATTTACATTGAAAAGTTGATGTGCGcgaaaaatgtacacaatttggAAGAGATTTTGTTACCTTTGCAGTGAATTCCACAAACACTTctgcaaagaaaaaaacaacctaTTCTTTATCCATATATTTTTCTTGTGTGTTTGATTTTTAGGTTGCTATCATCATACCTTTTCGAGACAGAGAGGAACATTTACCAATTTTATTGAAACATTTGGTTCCAATGTTGATGAGACAAAGATTAGAGTTTGCCTTTTTTGTAATAAACCAGGTAAGTTGAGGAAACACTCACTTCCAGGAATGCCTCACTGAGATTATTTTATAACACTGCTGAAATACACAGTAAATTGTAATATTCTGGTGGATGAATACATTTATGGTTGTTTCTATGTGCATACCTATAaatatcgccctctagtggtagtcCATAAAACTTAACTTAACAATTTCTCAACTGTACAAGCTGCAGTGCAAATCAGCAATACTCAAAACAAGAATGTTGATTAATAActaacaaatacatacatacacacatatgtaatatacacacacatacatacatacatgcatacacacacacacatacatatagatatacttgcgcacatacatacatacatacatacatagacacaaatacatacatatacatacatacatatatacatacttacatacatacatacatacatacatacatacatatatacatacttacatacttacataaatcaatcaatacttGCCAGTGTTATTACTTTATTTAATTTTCACGAAAATTCTATTTCCTTTTTTCCCTTCAGTCAAATCAAGAGAGCTTCAACCGAGCAATGCTTTTTAATGTGGGCTTCTTAGAGTCTCTGAAGTTTTACCAATGGGACTGTTTTCTCTTCCATGATGTGGATCACATTCCAGAGAATGATAGGAATTATTACGGCTGTGAACTTATGCCCAGACATTTCGTGAGAGGACTAGACAAGTATGGATACAGGTCAGCAAATAAACCTCACAGTGTGTTAATTTGGTCATAAGATTTTAGATTTTGCCATTAGTAGTGTCTACACTACTATATGGCAGCGAGGACCCAAGGATTGAGCCATGCAAGTCAATTTTCATTATCTCAATTAACTCACTAGTTTTAAAGTGTCAAACCCCAAGATAATATCTTGTGGGAAAAAATTGTATTGCTTTATAGCCTAATATATATTTTGCTGAGATGCCCATATGCATATCATACCACCACCTAGTGCTCAGTTGTAACTATAGGATTTGTTATACTGAAGAGAATCACCACTCAAAACAGATTGTAAACACAAgctaaagaaaaaaaaaatttaactgCTTGGGCCTAATAACCTGCAAGTCATTTGATCTCCCAAGCTGATGAATGTTTTTGGTGATCTGGTCATACAtattattttctatatttaacATTATAAACAAAGTGGCAGGATATCATCAGAAGCTGACTGGAAAATATACTTTACCAAATTGCTATACAGCATATGACAGTGCACGGCACaagcgccctcagtggcaagAACATATAaatacttttctttctttttatatcatcaaatttaCTTTAGTGTGTCTTGAAGGCCAGAATTTCATTTCTTTATCTTTCTCAGAGGTTTTCTTTCCGCAAGTGGAACATCTGGTATATTTGTAAAACTATGGGAATCAATatcaaaaatgaatttgaaaagttGATACTTGCAGTCTCAACTATGGTAGTGAAATGTCTTGTGTGGATCAGCACCCTGACTACCATGGTAGCA
This portion of the Glandiceps talaboti chromosome 7, keGlaTala1.1, whole genome shotgun sequence genome encodes:
- the LOC144437292 gene encoding beta-1,4-galactosyltransferase 5-like, translating into MLLSKYRGRKKDEFFLKRCLAVFFLTIFTCLSTVGYWAINDPGAANALIYTSFSMGENLGVKLHLFSKDSSVRQPSIRSVDFLADENNSVPSELGTIEVGLPPADLCKDKVCPETRLPDIRGLIDVCLDETSIQQVENFLLQNSSNTEEINKIASIANEKLKLLQYSKYYGEASHDIGLNYTFDKYTYLPGGHWVPTECQPKWKVAIIIPFRDREEHLPILLKHLVPMLMRQRLEFAFFVINQSNQESFNRAMLFNVGFLESLKFYQWDCFLFHDVDHIPENDRNYYGCELMPRHFVRGLDKYGYRLPYNEFFGGVSGLTRQHMQLINGFSNSFWGWGGEDDDLWNRVSFSGYTVSRPMGNVGYYKSIQHHHKGTRMNLGRFRLLWKSKERNAFDGLSNCDYGLPKVEIHPLYFNISVDIHAVEVEVPE